A stretch of DNA from Phenylobacterium koreense:
GAGATTCGGACGCGCACCTCGTGCGGGGCCTGATCGCGGTGCTGTTGCGCCTGTATTCCGGCGAAAAGCCCGACGCCATCCTCGCACTCGACCCCAAGGCCGCCTTCGATCGCCTCGGCCTTAGCGGCCACCTCTCCGCGCAAAGGTCCAACGGCCTGGCCTCCATGGCCGCCCGCATCCGCCGCGACGCCGAGGCCCTGGCGTCGGTTTAGGCTCGCCCTCCCTCATCATGAAGGGGGGCCAGATTTCCTGGAACCCCTAAGCCGCGCGGATCCCGCTGGCGGTGTCGCCCTGGACGCCGACCACGGCGTCGTAGCCGAGAATCATGTCGACGTCCGTGCCGTTGGAGGCCAGCGGCAGGCGGAGCCAGAGGATCGAGATATGGGCCGCGCCGCGCCAGGCGAGGCTGTGCACC
This window harbors:
- a CDS encoding SufE family protein, which encodes MSKIDQRLDELAEEFDFLDDWEDRYRYVIDLGRDLAPLTDAERNEANKVRGCASQVWLVTEPQPDGSIVFRGDSDAHLVRGLIAVLLRLYSGEKPDAILALDPKAAFDRLGLSGHLSAQRSNGLASMAARIRRDAEALASV